One genomic window of Camelina sativa cultivar DH55 chromosome 5, Cs, whole genome shotgun sequence includes the following:
- the LOC104786077 gene encoding berberine bridge enzyme-like 4 codes for MAFAIPIAFLVTLLLVSVPSSSSTTLQQDFMQCLVDNSDVSFPITASFFSPDQNATLFKEELESTAQNLRYLTPSNPKPVFIFEPLYETHVQAMVVCAKKLQVQLRVRSGGHDYEGLSFVAGDETSFVVVDLSKLRQVDVDLDSNSAWAHAGATNGEVYYRIQEKSQTHGFPAGLCSSLGMGGHLVGGAYGSMMRKFGLGADNVLDARIVDANGKILDRAAMGEDVFWAIRGAGGGSFGVILAWKIKLVPVPATVTVFTVTKTLEQDGTNVLYKWQQVADKLDDDLFIRVIISPASKTTGSAVRTISMSFQAQFLGDSKRLLEIMQKDFPELGLTGKDCTEMSWIKSVMYIAGFPNSAAPEALLAGKSLFKNHFKAKSDFVKEPIPVEGLEGLWKRFLAEDSPLTIWNPYGGMMSRISESETPFPHREGTLFKIQWLSTWQDGEASEAKHMKWIREMYDYMEQYVSKDPRQAYVNYRDLDLGTNKEGSDVREWGAKYYKGNFERLVKIKGEFDPDNFFRHEQSVPTKIG; via the exons ATGGCGTTTGCGATACCGATTGCGTTTCTTGTAACGCTACTACTAGTCTCGGTTCCATCGTCTTCATCCACCACCCTACAACAAGATTTCATGCAGTGCCTCGTCGACAACTCCGACGTCTCGTTCCCGATAACGGCTTCGTTCTTCTCACCTGACCAAAACGCTACTTTGTTCAAAGAGGAGCTTGAATCCACGGCACAGAATCTCCGGTACTTGACTCCGTCGAACCCGAAGCCTGTCTTCATATTCGAGCCTTTGTACGAGACGCACGTCCAAGCAATGGTCGTTTGTGCCAAGAAGCTTCAGGTTCAGCTGAGGGTACGTAGCGGTGGCCACGACTACGAAGGGCTCTCGTTCGTCGCCGGGGACGAGACGTCGTTTGTGGTCGTCGATTTGTCGAAGCTTAGACAGGTCGACGTCGATTTGGACAGTAACAGCGCGTGGGCTCACGCTGGTGCTACCAACGGAGAGGTTTATTATAG GATCCAAGAAAAAAGCCAGACCCATGGTTTCCCGGCGGGTTTATGCTCAAGCCTTGGCATGGGCGGTCACTTAGTCGGCGGAGCTTACGGTTCGATGATGCGCAAGTTCGGTCTCGGCGCTGACAATGTCCTCGACGCCAGAATCGTCGACGCCAACGGTAAGATTCTTGACCGTGCTGCAATGGGAGAAGACGTTTTCTGGGCGATTCGCGGAGCTGGCGGCGGTAGTTTCGGCGTGATACTCGCTTGGAAGATCAAGCTCGTACCGGTTCCAGCCACCGTGACGGTATTCACAGTAACGAAGACGCTTGAGCAAGACGGGACTAATGTATTGTACAAATGGCAACAAGTCGCTGATAAGCTTGACGATGATCTCTTCATCCGCGTGATTATTTCTCCGGCGAGCAAAACCACCGGATCGGCAGTTCGAACCATCTCGATGTCGTTCCAAGCTCAGTTTCTCGGCGACTCTAAACGTCTCTTGGAG ATAATGCAGAAGGACTTCCCTGAGCTAGGACTAACCGGGAAGGACTGCACTGAGATGAGCTGGATCAAGTCAGTGATGTACATTGCGGGATTCCCAAACAGTGCAGCACCAGAAGCTTTACTAGCGGGAAAATCATTGTTTAAGAATCACTTCAAAGCCAAATCAGACTTTGTGAAAGAGCCAATTCCAGTAGAAGGCTTAGAAGGATTATGGAAGAGGTTTTTAGCAGAGGACTCGCCTTTGACGATATGGAACCCTTACGGAGGAATGATGTCGAGGATCTCCGAGTCAGAGACACCTTTCCCTCACAGGGAAGGGACCTTGTTCAAGATTCAGTGGCTAAGCACTTGGCAAGATGGGGAAGCGAGTGAGGCCAAGCATATGAAGTGGATTAGGGAAATGTATGATTACATGGAGCAGTATGTGTCGAAGGACCCGAGACAGGCGTATGTGAATTACAGGGATCTTGATTTGGGGACTAATAAGGAAGGGAGTGATGTCAGAGAGTGGGGGGCTAAGTATTACAAAGGGAACTTTGAGAGGTTGGTGAAGATCAAGGGTGAGTTTGATCCTGATAATTTCTTCAGGCATGAACAGAGTGTTCCAACAAAGATTGGTTGA
- the LOC104786076 gene encoding uncharacterized protein LOC104786076 — translation MAAANAPPELASGNPCCLAWQGKYMGMRKRRDAFKEAVTLLQKAIADANAEKSNLEKKLGEMVADRDTKENGSTVKASLEKEISGLKSEILSLQQKLEQNLKETKLLHHQASSREKEINELKELLKKETLRADNSEEEREHAFKELNKAKALIVKDEETKPHVPEVKKEISLVKNLLASERQKTESERKKAESEKKKADQYLSELEMLRTTAHKTSSDLLTLTSNLETVKKQLEFEKQKALKEKKRADMESAKAREQMKLAEGLSKKFETVRARNEELKKEMESQSASSKVKFAENSVKLEETIRLLEMNKKSALDWKSRADDLTQQLQETRLVTEGLKKQVQELSHSQESIKTRPISPQKVRDLEKAKRKLLKKQLKFERNCAKHSNKVAEFEKFQREYQAKEIGLLKLEFGSFENRMNLLDEYFSTDVGGTAGLKKTSGSRKLVKLQSQMNCNGEKHCDGRRNLVASSGSLEQARKFSPHLIAKSGRGVSESVSGTTSQLESPTGGSRKLQSSGVISSATSFSDGQLLASQGKEQFSLTTSAEIAKDKPNVQPTKSSMFQKISDTAKNVNLCLVAEKYRQRCRTDSDEVVDENSRKRKRLLEAVVSRKHLSSDDKKKNLQIGEKMGTVQSMVAGTGYRPLGKEGTLVPERQGGSSADGITVSKKRRVSAKKKTNSFEFNQSGKTRGNIAGKTMCLSTAKGHDATTLFPEDVAATDYMKLLELDNLEEESYYQMARESLLSPDLPQVDFLGEETVNEDKNPARALDLAASNNMGLRETIISSETPSLNTPNDLVTVTMPPMLATLHGHILQHFVVFSNIEDRNSVIKIFRAANNCVHQCPEVTTTQWAVPAILSSLKMEENLSAQERVCVFLSLLLHNFSVISSMKMGNTLNVDSFSCMDSFSKHIYGVMADIEAGIMLSEISEELLALLQDFLSEQRVLSSVKSSETSDSNLSIPVTFNGENIALVSKNAPNDHLMAGSTVLAAVCTALDRTGYICEASFEILHKHSHENSSVLLTILHVFAYIAGDKMVSSTEHDLSIEVLKSIVMFLENRQFSTVDANAKLHSGKNKCPFSDRSSSLEAIAYKLMEILQEFTQSNTLHQSLTEFSPAHKDFQCVLNRDQSINLCDILSLVELIACYTAWDWTRANIVAPLLKMLGMQLPMNLSVAIVSLLGQLSSIGVDAGGYENEGISNLRVKLSAFLQCETTLKAGFAVQIATVSSLLKTIQLDLPTAFQGKTTVLPGSHDQSLSGSVNLVTNWISLLSDEQRGFASEFLQNLC, via the exons ATGGCGGCGGCTAATGCTCCACCTGAACTGGCTTCAGGAAACCCTTGCTGCCTCGCG TGGCAAGGGAAGTACATGGGAATGAGGAAGAGGCGGGATGCTTTTAAAGAAGCGGTTACTCTTCTCCAGAAGGCCATAGCAGATGCTAATGCTGAGAAATCTAATCTCGAGAAAA AACTTGGGGAGATGGTGGCTGACAGAGACACTAAGGAGAATGGTTCAACGGTAAAAGCATCCCTGGAGAAAGAAATTTCTGGTTTGAAGTCTGAGATATTGTCTTTGCAACAAAAACTGGAGCAGAACCTTAAAGAGACaaagcttcttcatcatcaagctTCCAGTCGAGAAAAGGAGATCAATGAATTGAAGGAACTCCTTAAGAAAGAAACATTAAGGGCAGATAATTCTGAAGAAGAGCGGGAACACGCTTTTAAGGAATTGAACAAGGCAAAGGCTCTGATAGTTAAAGATGAGGAGACCAAGCCACATGTTCctgaagtaaaaaaagaaattagtcTGGTTAAAAATCTTCTTGCAAGCGAGAGGCAGAAGACAGAGTCAGAGAGGAAGAAAGCAgaatcagagaaaaagaaagctgatcAGTATCTTTCCGAGTTGGAGATGTTAAGAACTACAGCTCATAAGACTAGTTCTGATTTACTTACTTTGACCTCCAACCTGGAGACTGTAAAAAAGCAACTTGAGTTTGAAAAACAAAAGGCTCTGAAAGAGAAAAAACGTGCAGATATGGAGAGTGCGAAAGCTAGGGAACAGATGAAGCTTGCAGAAGGGTTGtctaaaaaatttgaaactgtTAGAGCAAGAAATGAAGAGCTCAAGAAAGAAATGGAATCGCAAAGCGCTAGTAGCAAAGTAAAGTTTGCTGAAAACTCGGTAAAACTGGAAGAGACGATAAGGCTCCTTGAGATGAATAAGAAATCAGCCTTGGACTGGAAATCTCGTGCTGATGATCTGACCCAGCAGTTACAAGAAACACGATTAGTGACTGAAGGTTTGAAGAAACAAGTGCAGGAGCTTTCACATTCCCAGGAATCCATCAAGACTCGCCCTATTTCCCCTCAGAAAGTCAGAGATCTGGAAAAGGCTAAACGTAAGCTTTTGAAGAAACAGCTGAAGTTTGAGAGAAATTGTGCAAAACACTCCAATAAAGTGGCtgaatttgaaaaatttcaaaGGGAATATCAGGCCAAAGAGATAGGTCTGTTAAAACTGGAGTTTGGTAGTTTTGAAAATCGCATGAACCTACTGGATGAGTATTTTTCAACAGACGTTGGGGGTACAGCTGGCCTTAAAAAG ACTTCAGGAAGCAGGAAACTGGTGAAGCTACAATCACAGATGAACTGTAATGGTGAAAAGCATTGTGATGGAAGACGCAATTTGGTAGCCAGCTCTGGTTCTCTGGAGCAGGCTCGCAAGTTTTCTCCTCACTTAATTGCTAAATCTGGACGAGGCGTGAGTGAGTCTGTCTCAGGTACTACTTCTCAATTAGAGTCTCCTACTGGAGGCTCTAGAAAATTACAGAGTTCTGGAGTAATTTCCAGCGCAACATCTTTTTCTGATGGGCAGTTACTGGCCTCACAGGGAAAAGAGCAGTTCTCTCTTACAACTTCAGCAGAAATAGCAAAAGATAAACCGAATGTCCAACCAACAAAATCAAGTATGTTCCAGAAAATCTCCGATACCGCTAAAAATGTAAATCTCTGTTTGGTGGCTGAAAAATATCGTCAAAGATGTCGGACAGATAGTGATGAGGTAGTTGATGAGAACTcccgaaaaagaaaaagattgttagAGGCAGTTGTGTCTCGTAAGCATCTGTCATCtgatgataaaaagaaaaatttgcagattGGAGAGAAGATGGGCACAGTGCAGTCTATGGTTGCTGGAACTGGGTATAGGCCTTTAGGAAAAGAAGGAACCTTGGTCCCTGAAAGGCAAGGTGGCTCCTCCGCAGATGGCATTACAGTTTCCAAGAAAAGAAGGGTTTCTGCTAAGAAGAAGActaattcttttgagtttaaCCAGTCAGGCAAGACTCGAGGTAATATTGCTGGAAAAACTATGTGCCTCTCTACTGCTAAAGGACATGACGCGACAACATTATTTCCGGAGGACGTTGCTGCTACAGATTATATGAAGTTGCTAGAGTTGGATAACTTGGAAGAAGAGAGTTATTACCAGATGGCCAGAGAATCGCTTCTGTCTCCTGATCTTCCTCAGGTAGATTTTTTGGGTGAGGAGACCGTGAATGAGGACAAAAATCCTGCTAGGGCTCTTGACTTGGCTGCCAGTAATAACATGGGTTTACGTGAGACCATAATTTCTAGTGAAACTCCCAGTCTCAACACACCAAATGATTTAGTGACAGTCACAATGCCACCCATGTTGGCAACTTTGCATGGTCATATTCTTCAACACTTTGTTGTGTTTTCAAATATTGAAGACCGGAACAGTGTCATCAAAATATTCCGTGCTGCCAACAATTGTGTTCACCAATGCCCAGAAGTTACTACAACACAGTGGGCAGTGCCAGCAATTCTATCCTCTTTGAAAATGGAAGAAAACCTTTCGGCCCA GGAAAGGGTCTGTGTGTTCCTCTCCTTGCTGCTCCATAACTTCTCTGTGATTTCCTCAATGAAAATGGGGAACACTTTGAATGTTGATTCTTTCTCCTGcatggattctttttcaaaacatatatatggtg TTATGGCTGATATTGAAGCTGGAATTATGCTGTCTGAAATATCGGAAGAACTCCTTGCTCTCCTTCAGGACTTCCTTTCCGAGCAGAGGGTACTATCTTCTGTTAAATCATCAGAAACATCTGATTCTAATCTAAGCATTCCTGTCACCTTCAATGGAGAAAATATAGCTCTCGTCAGCAAAAACGCTCCAAATGATCATTTGATGGCTGGAAGTACTGTTTTGGCGGCAGTATGTACTGCACTGGATCGTACTGGATATATCTGTGAAGCTTCCTTTGAAATCTTGCACAAGCACAGTCATGAGAACTCCTCAGTGCTACTGACCATTCTTCACGTTTTTGCTTACATTGCTGGAGATAAAATGGTGTCCTCTACTGAGCATGACCTATCAATTGAAGTGTTGAAATCCATTGTCATGTTTCTAGAAAACAGACAGTTTAGTACTGTGGATGCAAATGCTAAGTTGCACTCCGGCAAGAACAAGTGTCCATTCTCAGACAGGTCTTCCTCGTTGGAGGCTATAGCATATAAGCTCATGGAAATTCTTCAGGAGTTTACGCAGTCTAATACTTTGCATCAAAGCTTGACCGAATTTAGCCCGGCACACAAAGACTTCCAGTGCGTATTGAACAGGGATCAAAGTATTAATCTCTGTGACATTCTGTCATTGGTGGAGCTTATTGCTTGTTACACG GCATGGGATTGGACTAGGGCGAACATTGTTGCTCCACTGCTTAAGATGCTTGGAATGCAATTACCAATGAACCTCTCTGTTGCAATCGTCTCTCTTCTCGGGCAACTTAGCAG TATTGGAGTGGATGCTGGTGGCTATGAAAATGAAGGAATCTCAAACTTGAGAGTGAAACTGTCAGCATTTTTACAGTGTGAGACGACACTAAAGGCCGGTTTTGCAGTCCAGATAGCAACTGTGAGCTCCCTCCTGAAGACAATTCAGCTGGATTTGCCAACAGCCTTTCAAGGCAAAACCACCGTCCTTCCGGGTTCCCACGACCAAAGCTTATCTGGTTCTGTCAATCTGGTTACCAATTGGATCTCTTTGTTGAGCGACGAACAACGAGGTTTTGCATCCGAGTTTTTACAAAACCTCTGTTGA
- the LOC104786078 gene encoding dihydroceramide fatty acyl 2-hydroxylase FAH1 produces the protein MVAQGFTVDLTKPLVFQVGHLGEDYEEWVHQPIATKEGPRFFESDFWEFLTLTVWWAVPVIWLPVVVWCISKSVSMGCSLPEIVPVVAMGIFIWTFIEYFLHRFVFHIKTKSYWGNTLHYLIHGCHHKHPMDHLRLVFPPTATAILCFPFWNIAKAISTTSTAPALFGGGMLGYVMYDVTHYYLHHAQPTRPVTKNLKKYHLNHHFRIQDKGFGITSSLWDIVFGTVPTTKAPKKQQ, from the exons ATGGTTGCTCAGGGATTCACTGTGGATCTTACGAAGCCCCTTGTATTTCAG GTTGGTCATCTTGGAGAAGATTATGAGGAATGGGTTCATCAACCTATCGCGACCAAGGAAGGCCCTCGGTTTTTTGAGAGTGACTTTTGGGAG TTCTTGACCCTTACAGTTTGGTGGGCGGTTCCTGTCATTTGGTTGCCAGTTGTAGTCTGGTGCATCTCAAAGTCAGTGAGCATGGGCTGTTCACTTCCAGAAATCGTCCCAGTTGTTGCCATGGGAAtatttatttggacgtttataGAATACTTTCTTCACCGCTTCGTTTTCCACATCAAAACGAAGAGTTACTG GGGAAACACGCTACACTATCTTATTCATGGATGCCATCACAAGCACCCAATGGACCACCTTCGACTTGTATTTCCTCCTACTGCAACAGCGATTTTATGCTTTCCG TTCTGGAACATCGCAAAGGCTATCTCAACTACTTCAACCGCACCTGCATTGTTTGGTGGAGGTATGCTTGGGTACGTGATGTATGATGTCACTCATTATTACCTTCACCATGCCCAACCAACTAGACCAGTGACCAAAAATCTCAAG AAGTACCACTTGAATCATCACTTCAGGATTCAGGACAAAGGATTTGGTATAACTTCGTCGTTATGGGACATAGTGTTTGGGACAGTACCCACAACAAAAGCCCCCAAGAAACAGCAATAG
- the LOC104786080 gene encoding tubulin beta chain-like, with amino-acid sequence MREILHIQGGQCGNQIGAKFWEVICNEHGIDPTGKYDGDADLQLERINVYYNEASGGRYVPRAVLMDLEPGTMDSIRSGPFGQIFRPDNFVFGQSGAGNNWAKGHYTEGAELIDSVLDVVRKEAENCDCLQGFQVCHSLGGGTGSGMGTLLISKIREEYPDRMMMTFSVFPSPKVSDTVVEPYNATLSVHQLVENADECMVLDNEALYDICFRTLKLATPTFGDLNHLISATMSGVTCCLRFPGQLNSDLRKLAVNLIPFPRLHFFMVGFAPLTSRGSQQYRSLSVPELTQQMWDAKNMMCAADPRHGRYLTASAMFRGKMSTKEVDEQMINVQNKNSSYFVEWIPNNVKSSVCDIPPKGLSMASTFVGNSTSIQEMFRRVSEQFTAMFRRKAFLHWYTGEGMDEMEFTEAESNMNDLVAEYQQYQDATADEEEYEEEDEDAELDA; translated from the exons atgagagaaatccTTCATATCCAAGGTGGACAATGCGGAAACCAAATCGGAGCCAAGTTCTGGGAAGTGATCTGCAACGAGCACGGCATTGATCCAACGGGGAAATACGACGGCGACGCCGATCTCCAGCTTGAGCGTATCAATGTCTATTACAACGAAGCAAGCGGGGGAAGGTACGTTCCACGCGCCGTTTTGATGGATCTTGAGCCTGGAACTATGGATTCCATCAGATCTGGTCCTTTCGGTCAGATTTTCCGACCAGATAACTTCGTCTTCGGCCAATCCGGCGCCGGTAATAACTGGGCTAAAGGTCATTACACTGAGGGAGCTGAATTGATTGATTCTGTTCTCGATGTTGTTAGAAAAGAAGCTGAGAATTGCGACTGTTTACAAG GGTTTCAAGTTTGTCACTCGTTGGGGGGAGGAACTGGCTCTGGAATGGGAACACTTCTCATTTCCAAGATTAGGGAAGAGTATCCAGATCGTATGATGATGACCTTTTCAGTTTTCCCATCTCCTAAAGTCTCTGACACTGTTGTGGAGCCATATAATGCTACTCTCTCTGTGCATCAGCTTGTTGAGAACGCTGACGAATGTATGGTTTTGGACAATGAAGCTCTCTATGATATCTGCTTCCGTACCCTCAAGCTAGCCACTCCAACTt TTGGAGATCTAAACCACCTGATCTCTGCCACGATGAGCGGTGTAACATGCTGTCTTCGTTTCCCTGGTCAGCTTAACTCCGACCTCCGCAAGCTCGCAGTCAACCTAATCCCGTTCCCGCGTCTCCATTTCTTCATGGTCGGTTTCGCTCCTCTCACATCCCGTGGCTCGCAGCAGTACCGTTCCTTATCAGTGCCCGAACTGACCCAACAAATGTGGGATGCCAAGAACATGATGTGTGCTGCTGACCCAAGACACGGACGTTACTTAACAGCATCAGCAATGTTCCGCGGCAAAATGAGCACTAAAGAAGTAGACGAACAGATGATCAACGTCCAgaacaaaaactcatcatacttTGTTGAATGGATCCCAAACAACGTTAAGTCTAGCGTCTGTGACATTCCACCAAAGGGTCTCTCAATGGCATCGACTTTTGTCGGTAACTCGACTTCGATTCAAGAGATGTTTAGACGGGTGAGCGAGCAGTTCACAGCGATGTTCAggagaaaagctttcttgcattgGTACACAGGAGAAGGAATGGACGAGATGGAGTTTACTGAAGCAGAGAGCAACATGAACGACCTCGTGGCTGAGTACCAGCAATACCAAGATGCTACTGCCGATGAGGAGGagtatgaagaagaggatgaagatgcTGAGCTCGatgcttga
- the LOC104786082 gene encoding RNA polymerase I-specific transcription initiation factor RRN3, with protein MGAVEVLNDSSSLYTSDLVDNVDLSDMNLVQTLRKALTSVQTGDSDLYNEIVEVMSRDVKDFRADFDAVAQLETVLKALSCSVSCIDIAHHYKLLSALFGMKLWDHNPNVMDALVNLVISLAVTSGKYLDSCLNMLIKNFLPPPWVIKNLSNPRILNKKIEVFSRVHAALLKISILVPLTPSRLVPMLSQNMPKIHRKDLLMVIYVENLLKLENSSIGRVGGSMILNVVMERLRDLDVEIGWDDIPQDDSSRGMFDMELEDEGTIDEGDELPVGPLSQDISGGSIVVSELLDKLMVIAFEHLESCQNDGRLDEVFEILFQSFENFILETHKSKFSQFLMFYACSLDPETCGVKFASKLMDIFLSSRKSPATRRSAVAYLASFLARGKFLPISFVASMLKRLMDECVGYCRTCNGDIRPEAHLIFFSGCQAIMYVLCFRMRSILDVPRLRSELTPLESILTHKLDPLSVCIPSVVAEFLRQAKADGLFIVSDSFIFNNLLEPELSGAIGGCDKLNTFFPFDPCLLKSSNSFISPNFIYWSMVRAPYDEDEEDDFDAEVIVNGDEDSEEGEEDVDYAMNKMSITPKHSFKNQMMERDRLLRMPSRIRPSTSPESL; from the exons ATGGGGGCAGTGGAGGTTCTAAATGATTCGTCGAGCCTATATACATCGGACCTTGTGGATAACGTTGATTTATCTGACATGAATTTGGTGCAGACCTTGAGAAAGGCCCTTACCTCTGTCCAAACT GGTGACTCAGACCTTTACAATGAGATTGTTGAAGTTATGAGCAGGGACGTGAAAGACTTTCGTGCTGATTTTGATGCAGTGGCGCAGCTTGAG ACAGTCTTGAAGGCTCTTTCATGCTCTGTGTCTTGCATAGATATCGCCCACCATTATAAGCTTCTTTCTGCG CTTTTTGGAATGAAACTGTGGGACCACAACCCTAATGTCATGGATGCATTGGTGAACCTAGTCATATCACTG GCTGTTACTAGCGGAAAGTATTTGGACTCTTGTTTGAATATGCTCATAAAGAATTTTCTTCCACCTCCTTGGGTAATAAAAAATCTTTCGAACCCACGTATACTAAACAAGAAGATAGAAGTTTTTTCTCGGGTGCATGCAGCACTTCTGAAAATATCTATTTTGGTTCCTCTTACTCCCTCAAGATTAGTGCCAATGCTCTCCCAGAACATGCCCAAAATACACAGGAAGGACCTT TTgatggtgatatatgtggagaACTTATTAAAGTTGGAGAATAGCTCAATTGGGCGAGTTGGTGGCAGCATGATTCTTAATGTGGTGATGGAGAGACTGCGAGATTTGGAT GTAGAGATTGGATGGGATGATATTCCACAAGATGACTCTAGTAGAGGCATGTTCGATATGGAACTTGAAGATGAAGGCACCATCGATGAAGGAGACGAG CTTCCAGTAGGACCTCTAAGTCAGGATATATCAGGTGGAAGTATTGTCGTCTCCGAGTTGTTGGACAAATTGATGGTCATAGCTTTTGAGCATCTTGAATCCTGTCAAAATGATGGTCGGTTGGATGAG GTGTTTGAAATCCTCTTTCAGTCATTTGAGAACTTCATTCTGGaaacacacaaatcaaaatTCTCCCAG TTTCTGATGTTCTATGCCTGCTCACTCGATCCTGAAACTTGTGGTGTGAAATTTGCAAGTAAGTTGATGGACATTTTTCTCTCCAGCCGCAAGTCTCCAGCTACCAG AAGGAGTGCGGTGGCTTATCTTGCTAGCTTCTTGGCTCGCGGAAAGTTTTTGCCTATTTCCTTTGTGGCTAGCATGTTGAAAAG GTTGATGGATGAGTGTGTGGGTTACTGCAGAACTTGCAATGGTGATATTAGGCCTGAAGCACATCTGATTTTCTTCTCTGGATGCCAG GCAATCATGTATGTGCTCTGCTTCCGGATGAGGTCTATCCTGGATGTTCCTCGCTTACGGTCCGAGCTTACACCATTGGAGTCAATTTTAACGCACAAACTAGACCCATTAAGT GTATGCATTCCATCAGTAGTTGCGGAGTTCCTCAGACAAGCTAAAGCAGATGGTCTGTTCATCGTGTCTGATTCCTTCATTTTCAATAACCTACTTGAGCCTGAGCTTTCCGGTGCTATTGGCGGGTGTGATAAGCTTAATACATTCTTCCCGTTTGATCCTTGCTTGCTCAAATCCTCAAACAG CTTTATCTCCCCGAATTTCATCTACTGGTCAATGGTGAGAGCGCCctacgatgaagatgaagaagatgattttgatGCTGAGGTAATCGTGAATGGAGATGAGGACAGTGAAGAAGGCGAGGAGGATGTAGATTATGCCATGAACAAGATGTCCATAACCCCTAAGCACTCTTTCAAGAACCAAATGATGGAAAGAGACAGGCTTTTAAGAATGCCTTCCAGAATCAGACCCTCCACTAGTCCTGAATCCttgtga